The following are from one region of the Triplophysa rosa unplaced genomic scaffold, Trosa_1v2 scaffold203_ERROPOS1327802, whole genome shotgun sequence genome:
- the scamp5a gene encoding secretory carrier-associated membrane protein 5, whose translation MAENNFPPLPRFIPLKPCFYQDFNEIPDQHRTMCKRLYYLWILHSATLALNLIGCLAWMCGGGGATNFGMAILWLILFTPCSYVCWFRPIYKAFKTDSSFNFMAFFFVFMAQVVISIIQTVGIPGWGVCGWLATITFFSTNIGSAVVMLIPTVMFTAVAVLSFIALTRVHNLYRGSGGSMSKAQEEWTTGAWKNPQVQQAAQQAAMGATQGAMQQQYSAAPTYNYDDPM comes from the exons ATGGCAG AAAACAATTTTCCTCCTCTTCCACGGTTCATTCCATTGAAGCCATGTTTTTACCAGGACTTCAACGAGATTCCGGACCAACACCGGACTATGTGCAAACGGCTCTATTACTTATGGATAC TACACAGTGCTACCCTAGCGTTGAACCTGATTGGTTGTCTGGCTTGGATGTGCGGTGGGGGCGGAGCAACCAATTTTGGGATGGCCATACTTTGGCTGATACTGTTCACCCCATGCTCATATGTGTGCTGGTTTAGGCCCATCTATAAGGCCTTCAa GACAGACAGCTCGTTCAACTTCATGGCTTTTTTTTTCGTATTCATGGCACAGGTGGTGATAAGTATCATTCAGACTGTTGGAATTCCAGGATGGGGAGTTTG cgGCTGGCTGGCCACCATCACCTTCTTCAGCACTAATATCGGCTCTGCTGTTGTTATGCTGATCCCAACTGTAATGTTCACTGCCGTGGCTGTGCTCTCTTTCATCGCCCTCACCAGG GTTCACAACTTATACCGTGGTAGTGGTGGAAGCATGAGTAAAGCCCAGGAAGAATGGACCACTGGTGCTTGGAAGAACCCTCAAGTCCAGCAGGCAGCACAGCAGGCGGCGATGGGTGCCACCCAGGGGGCAATGCAACAACAGTACTCAGCCGCCCCAACCTATAACTATGACGATCCAATGTAG